In Synechococcus sp. CC9616, the following are encoded in one genomic region:
- a CDS encoding SDR family NAD(P)-dependent oxidoreductase, with protein MSRPIPAHLLITGASSGIGLEAAKALAYEGHVLTLPCRTQSRCDQTRAALLQSGADPKQLDCPVVDLADLNSVERGCQSWLAEAKPLDGLILNAGLQRAGTKQPCFSPQAIELTFAVNHLAHQLMAMRLMPLLQPNNHSRIVITASDVHNPASGGGRVGNPAGLGDMEGLNKGAGFEMVDGSSRFDADKAYKDSKLCNVLMGRELARQLHGFGRAVPVITWSPGLVIPKSSEGFFRTSRHENPIGLALFSFVARDLLRLTESTSTAGRLLSALATEQTFAQPGFAYFSNHLIGPGRHRFEPKDTSEEANDAAKAERLWRLSVDLMTQTCQI; from the coding sequence ATGAGTCGTCCTATTCCAGCCCATCTACTGATCACCGGTGCCAGCTCAGGGATTGGGCTTGAGGCTGCCAAAGCATTGGCATACGAAGGCCATGTCCTCACGCTTCCCTGCCGTACCCAGAGCCGCTGCGACCAAACCAGAGCTGCGTTGCTGCAATCAGGAGCTGATCCAAAACAATTGGATTGTCCCGTGGTCGACCTGGCAGATCTCAACAGCGTGGAGCGGGGCTGCCAAAGCTGGCTGGCGGAAGCAAAACCACTCGATGGTCTGATCCTCAATGCGGGATTGCAACGAGCGGGGACCAAACAACCGTGTTTCAGCCCGCAAGCCATCGAGCTCACCTTTGCCGTGAACCATCTGGCCCATCAACTGATGGCGATGCGTCTGATGCCTTTGCTGCAACCGAACAACCATTCGAGGATTGTGATCACCGCATCCGATGTCCATAACCCTGCCTCTGGCGGAGGACGCGTTGGCAATCCGGCAGGGCTAGGAGACATGGAAGGACTGAACAAGGGCGCCGGTTTCGAGATGGTCGATGGCAGCAGTCGCTTTGATGCCGACAAGGCCTACAAGGACAGCAAACTCTGCAATGTGTTGATGGGTCGTGAGCTGGCACGACAGTTGCATGGGTTTGGACGAGCAGTGCCAGTGATTACATGGAGTCCAGGGCTGGTGATCCCGAAAAGCTCCGAGGGATTTTTCCGAACAAGCCGCCATGAAAATCCCATTGGCCTGGCGTTATTCAGCTTTGTGGCCCGTGACTTGTTGCGCCTGACGGAATCAACGTCAACCGCTGGCAGGCTTCTGTCCGCTTTGGCCACGGAACAGACATTCGCTCAGCCCGGCTTCGCGTACTTCAGCAATCACCTGATCGGCCCCGGGCGCCATCGATTTGAACCCAAGGACACCAGCGAAGAAGCAAACGACGCTGCCAAAGCAGAGCGGTTGTGGCGGTTGAGTGTTGACCTGATGACGCAGACCTGCCAGATATGA
- a CDS encoding DMT family transporter: protein MTGVLAALGAALAWTSASALWRSLSHVGSALQLNCLKNSLATMLFLPILLTLPWSEFPIESLLLLASGVIGIALGDSFYLAALRRLGTRRTLTVEAIGPVLASIGTVSLARESLTLQAWIGAALVSTAVLLIAWPNGSDDYSSFNRDGLLCSLMAVICGLSGAFLARQVLVGGDLSALQSAAIRLLGGALALLPFSARAWRKLPNQSAAINGRLMIATVLGTNLGIGLQQVVFQQLPVGPGVTLMSTAPVMALVAARFEGDPLQPRGIGAALLAVAGVAFTSL, encoded by the coding sequence ATGACAGGGGTGCTTGCGGCGCTGGGAGCCGCTCTGGCCTGGACATCGGCGAGTGCTTTGTGGCGTTCCTTAAGCCATGTTGGATCGGCCCTGCAGCTGAACTGCCTCAAGAACAGCTTGGCGACGATGCTGTTTCTGCCGATCCTGCTCACCCTTCCCTGGAGCGAGTTTCCAATCGAGAGCCTTCTGCTGCTGGCCAGCGGCGTGATTGGAATTGCACTCGGCGACAGTTTTTATCTTGCTGCCTTGAGAAGGCTTGGTACCCGGCGCACTCTGACGGTGGAAGCCATCGGGCCTGTTCTCGCCAGTATCGGAACAGTCAGCCTGGCAAGGGAATCCCTCACTCTTCAAGCCTGGATTGGAGCGGCATTGGTGAGCACGGCGGTGTTGTTGATCGCCTGGCCCAATGGTTCAGATGATTACAGCTCCTTCAACCGAGATGGACTGCTCTGCTCCTTGATGGCGGTGATCTGTGGACTGAGCGGTGCCTTCCTGGCTCGCCAGGTCCTGGTGGGAGGTGATCTGTCTGCTCTGCAGAGTGCTGCCATCCGGCTGCTCGGAGGAGCTTTGGCCCTGCTGCCCTTTTCTGCTCGGGCATGGCGCAAACTGCCAAACCAGTCAGCCGCCATCAATGGGCGGCTGATGATCGCCACCGTGCTGGGCACCAATCTCGGCATCGGACTGCAGCAAGTGGTGTTCCAACAGCTGCCGGTTGGACCTGGCGTGACTCTGATGAGCACTGCCCCTGTGATGGCACTCGTGGCAGCGCGTTTTGAAGGCGATCCGCTTCAGCCGCGGGGAATTGGGGCTGCGCTGCTGGCCGTGGCTGGAGTGGCCTTCACCAGTCTTTGA